One part of the Augochlora pura isolate Apur16 chromosome 3, APUR_v2.2.1, whole genome shotgun sequence genome encodes these proteins:
- the LOC144468186 gene encoding uncharacterized protein LOC144468186, with protein sequence MSGPGKRTYLREVNPYLVCLLCRGYLIDATTVVECLHSFCRSCILKHLSTEAQCPSCKHVLNKAKPNIKADKALQEIVYKLVPGLYHKEMRKRREFYKKHPEHADFATPEQRGEDVSGRLIFAPEDAVSLSLEYLPPGADPLTILLSTNEDANNVNGPNNQNSNNNASSNNTGNHNANSTSNRRYLQCPALVTIAHLKKFLALKYSVDMTRYTIEICHRRAPLPEHWTLMDVAYIYAWKRNAPMRFFYRVALEEQRLEAPPHDRPSTPGLGASLPPADAAAAVQNRINTENGQDDPERKPEIEQAKNREERHPLETRNEAPSEKTRVSSEQKVVAETKKLVAESKKVVVESKKVAVESKNVETKTEQPLSSATVSTTVTSTTISSSTTNTTTTTVTNTSPSSTSTNTKGTKQIKTPIKILKNPDGRYEVLRSPSLNWTTKEPSTEPKSSSPEFSVVSIGSGQNSNGVKITLKQCTPSNVSPNKPKVISNVLLHCGQPEKESPSALVIQQIQRDREKQQAEKQEKQRRRVTFVERSAATEKPVSNTVKISPKKPAEQQDKRQFLQGFQLTARETGSESLVDSKSPETSVGGSLGEAQSKGDATKKEEKKIEAPTEGQNKNTVENAAGVNAGGSVANASKRPATVSGISGNARVNANKQCSDVDARPIGYAKSSSVAAVNANVNANTVNAPAKVDVYTFSNDPPVVPAGAVKRKCPPGLPIFDIKRKRQQQVQTPKKQAPVATVPSPLPSPVPNNLKSPRKIATEHVIPAKRPANMIGEPGPSRAPVPSPKPQTNNPMLSSDTRNILDGCGLNIPASLSITLTAPKSPGSSGGFVEPSDPKDNRKNALGKVSPSITLNDRSVDPRVLKALKAGQIRMPAPPKPRQTKQPDRDMNQQRQTPSGKRKREQESRDILDLSGGKKVDMHPLRIPQPVAKLKAKTSLRDNMSNLSDRVHVVTLMGGHRYYRAPPGSLTPAAHRVSDCPLPTPTRTPVYAPGLSSPMSNSRSNTNLSSVFPSLQSLYALSQAPNLQQFQMDARLRLPRPTEANSSGINTDNRSANNSLPGKSHLAAQCAPVKPARSSIAPLAVPISKQQQSGERTAATVCLNRSLANEVSKNVAFRSNEPLDSVDSGQQQLSVQTKYPATTESSNRYSPRSTTSNSGSNEDKASVETIRDSNAESNNDSKKDDAASRQTPHREAASPRVSSTASPSPPPGDSNTSNVNENATGAGDNVTTGSNGIDNDVPAPSPMKSTTPAVEVSSSKSPASPDSSSVTIESSPSSKGCSTVEQSFPSPSEVTKSSSERSSKPDNPVVDATTDTEKKPAFKQSDAKQLTSEMFQKRLLAAFPSNEWANNPIAAQHLGNFLKSLNASMKTESKLEGITAEKIEAQLACNDAATVRLNNEASSKTEQS encoded by the exons ATGTCGGGACCGGGCAAAAGGACTTACCTCCGCGAGGTGAATCCCTACCTCGTTTGCCTGTTGTGCAGGGGCTACCTCATAGACGCGACCACCGTCGTCGAGTGTCTGCACTCGT TCTGCAGAAGCTGTATTTTAAAGCATTTGAGCACCGAGGCCCAGTGTCCCTCCTGCAAACATGTTCTCAACAAGGCGAAGCCGAACATCAA GGCGGACAAAGCGTTGCAGGAGATCGTGTATAAATTGGTCCCCGGACTGTATCACAAAGAGATGCGCAAGAGAAGAGAGTTCTACAAGAAGCACCCGGAGCACG CGGATTTCGCGACTCCGGAACAACGCGGCGAAGACGTCAGCGGCCGATTAATTTTCGCGCCGGAGGATGCGGTCAGTTTGAGCTTAGAGTACCTGCCACCCGGAGCGGATCCGCTCACGATCCTGCTCAGCACGAACGAAGACGCGAACAACGTGAACGGACCGAACAACCAAAATAGTAACAACAACGCCAGCAGTAATAACACCGGCAACCACAACGCGAACTCGACGAGCAATCGACGGTACCTTCAATGTCCCGCACTGGTGACTATAGCGCACTTGAAAAAATTCCTAGCACTGAAATACAGCGTTGACATGACGAGATACACCATCGAGATCTGCCATCGGCGTGCTCCGCTTCCGGAGCACTGGACGCTCATGGATGTCGCATATATTTATGCTTGGAAAAGA AACGCACCCATGCGATTTTTCTACCGAGTCGCGTTGGAAGAGCAGCGACTCGAGGCACCGCCGCACGACAGACCATCCACCCCTGGTTTGGGGGCGAGTTTACCACCCGCggacgccgccgcggccgttcAGAACAGAATCAACACGGAAAATGGGCAGGACGATCCGGAACGCAAGCCCGAGATCGAGCAGGCGAAGAATCGGGAGGAGAGGCACCCGTTGGAAACTAGGAACGAAGCACCGAGCGAGAAGACGAGGGTATCCAGCGAGCAGAAGGTCGTGGCCGAGACGAAGAAGCTCGTGGCCGAGTCGAAGAAGGTCGTGGTAGAATCGAAAAAGGTCGCGGTGGAGTCGAAGAACGTCGAGACGAAAACGGAACAGCCTCTGAGCAGCGCGACGGTGTCGACGACCGTGACTTCGACGACGATTTCGTCTTCCACGACGAACACGACGACCACGACGGTGACTAACACGAGCCCGTCGAGCACGTCGACGAATACGAAGGGTACGAAACAGATCAAAACGCCCATCAAGATACTGAAGAACCCGGACGGACGGTACGAGGTGCTGAGAAGCCCGTCTCTGAACTGGACGACGAAGGAGCCGAGCACGGAGCCGAAGTCCTCGAGCCCCGAGTTCAGCGTGGTGAGCATAGGCAGCGGGCAGAACTCGAACGGAGTGAAGATCACGCTGAAACAATGCACGCCGAGCAACGTAAGCCCGAATAAGCCGAAAGTGATCAGCAACGTTTTGTTGCATTGCGGCCAGCCGGAGAAGGAGAGTCCGAGCGCGTTGGTCATACAGCAGATCCAAAGAGACCGAGAAAAGCAACAGGCGGAGAAGCAGGAGAAGCAGCGGCGCAGGGTCACGTTCGTGGAACGGTCAGCTGCTACCGAGAAACCTGTAAGCAACACCGTGAAGATCTCGCCGAAGAAGCCGGCCGAGCAACAGGACAAGAGACAGTTCCTTCAAGGGTTCCAACTGACTGCCAGAGAGACGGGGTCGGAGTCGCTGGTTGACTCGAAGTCACCGGAGACCAGTGTCGGCGGGTCGTTAGGCGAGGCTCAGAGCAAGGGCGACGCGACCaaaaaggaggagaagaagatcGAGGCGCCGACGGAAgggcagaataaaaataccgtCGAGAACGCCGCCGGTGTTAATGCGGGCGGAAGCGTGGCGAACGCGAGCAAACGGCCGGCAACGGTCAGCGGAATTAGCGGGAATGCGCGAGTGAACGCGAACAAACAGTGCAGTGACGTGGATGCACGACCGATCGGTTACGCGAAGAGTTCGAGTGTGGCCGCCGTGAACGCGAACGTGAACGCGAACACCGTTAACGCTCCGGCAAAGGTCGACGTGTACACTTTCTCCAACGACCCGCCGGTGGTCCCAGCGGGGGCGGTTAAGAGAAAGTGTCCGCCGGGATTGCCCATCTTCGACATCAAGCGGAAGAGGCAGCAACAGGTGCAGACGCCCAAGAAACAGGCTCCCGTCGCGACCGTGCCTTCTCCTCTGCCCAGCCCGGTTCCGAACAATCTCAAATCACCGAGGAAGATAGCTACCGAGCACGTGATCCCCGCAAAGAGACCCGCCAACATGATCGGCGAGCCTGGTCCTAGTCGAGCGCCGGTTCCGAGTCCCAAACCTCAGACGAACAACCCGATGCTCTCGAGCGACACGAGAAACATCTTGGACGGCTGCGGTTTGAACATCCCTGCGAGCCTCAGTATTACCCTAACCGCGCCAAAGTCCCCTGGCAGCAGCGGAGGATTCGTCGAACCGAGCGACCCCAAGGACAACCGGAAGAACGCGCTGGGAAAGGTGAGCCCTAGCATCACTCTGAACGATCGATCCGTGGATCCGCGTGTGCTGAAAGCATTGAAGGCTGGTCAGATAAGGATGCCGGCGCCACCGAAACCAAGGCAGACCAAGCAGCCGGATCGCGACATGAATCAACAGCGACAAACACCATCTgggaagaggaagagggagcAAGAATCGAGGGATATCCTTGATTTGAGCGGTGGAAAGAAGGTGGACATGCATCCACTGAGAATACCTCAGCCGGTCGCGAAACTAAAAGCGAAGACGTCGCTCAGAGACAACATGTCGAACCTGTCCGACCGAGTACATGTGGTAACGTTAATGGGAGGACACAGATACTATCGAGCGCCGCCAGGATCTTTAACTCCCGCGGCTCATAGAGTGAGCGACTGTCCTTTGCCGACTCCGACGCGCACTCCTGTCTACGCTCCAGGATTGTCCAGTCCTATGAGCAACAGCCGATCGAACACAAACCTCTCGTCTGTGTTTCCCAGCCTTCAGAGTCTCTACGCCCTCAGCCAGGCCCCCAACCTCCAGCAGTTCCAGATGGACGCTAGGCTGAGGCTGCCGCGGCCGACCGAGGCGAATTCCTCGGGCATTAACACGGACAATCGAAGTGCGAACAACAGCCTGCCAGGAAAGAGTCACTTAGCTGCTCAGTGCGCGCCGGTAAAACCTGCCCGATCCTCCATCGCGCCACTAGCCGTGCCCATTAGCAAACAGCAGCAGTCCGGCGAAAGGACTGCCGCCACCGTTTGTCTGAACCGTAGTCTCGCCAACGAGGTCAGCAAGAATGTCGCGTTTCGAAGCAACGAACCATTGGATTCCGTAGACAGTGGCCAGCAGCAGTTGTCCGTCCAAACGAAGTACCCTGCGACCACGGAAAGCAGTAACCGGTACTCGCCTCGAAGTACCACCAGCAACAGTGGGAGTAACGAGGATAAGGCATCTGTTGAAACAATTCGGGACTCGAACGCTGAATCGAACAACGATTCGAAGAAAGATGACGCTGCCTCGAGGCAAACCCCTCACCGCGAGGCTGCCAGCCCCAGGGTCTCTTCAACGGCTTCTCCGTCGCCTCCGCCAGGCGATTCCAATACCAGCAACGTTAACGAGAACGCTACCGGTGCCGGCGACAACGTGACAACCGGATCGAACGGAATCGATAACGATGTGCCAGCTCCTAGCCCGATGAAAAGCACCACCCCCGCAGTGGAGGTGTCCAGTAGTAAGTCTCCGGCTAGCCCTGACTCCAGCTCGGTGACGATCGAGAGTAGTCCATCCAGCAAAGGTTGCTCAACAGTGGAGCAAAGCTTTCCGTCTCCGTCGGAGGTAACTAAGTCTTCCTCCGAGCGATCTTCGAAACCCGACAACCCAGTCGTCGACGCGACCACGGATACCGAGAAGAAACCCGCGTTCAAACAATCGGACGCGAAGCAACTGACTTCGGAAATGTTCCAGAAGAGACTGCTGGCCGCGTTCCCTTCGAACGAGTGGGCGAACAACCCCATAGCCGCCCAACATCTGGGAAACTTTCTGAAGAGTTTGAACGCCTCTATGAAAACGGAGAGCAAGCTGGAGGGGATCACGGCAGAGAAGATCGAAGCTCAACTAGCGTGCAACGACGCCGCAACTGTTCGTTTGAACAACGAAGCTTCGTCCAAGACCGAGCAGTCTTAA
- the LOC144468187 gene encoding uncharacterized protein LOC144468187 isoform X1, whose translation MEATEREKPLVKELNEHIVCPLCRGYLVDATTLVECLHSFCRGCIVRRLSSGARACPVCDVATSPPLLPDAKLQRLVYLLVPGLFRSELERRRHFRLVNPQCPPLAPPLGALELTLDDFVSLSLCELDEPEEEASGGQSPENCAGSRHQRPGVDQSTQEETTTGLRSTRYLKCPAGVTVRHLVRLLMLKRGWEEANTSGINKIEMLCERNDEQRSDVSQMMALDHSWTLLDLACIFGWKRAGLFTLQDSPMKLFYRVTRLDSIAVSVPRVCPYKDEASKDVAATMENIQRPPTPPPSPKPVQECEVEARRILESSTEPARSLETNLERDKEPKAKKPRCEVTPVMRTPDLVPLQPNHVPESPKSKELARLEHRKRRKRRNKRVIAEITTTPREDLLKLKVRLTPCPPRITSATAGGQTKEKLLQMRAVRREKIKATAMGQQRSAGSLVREEGAKEGAGETEETIEEIIDSIPDEVVRIAQNISTQVEEPGAERPEQRSAPVACRPPPKSKEEAEPEPTKPPEQTETDRPKKDEEILRRLGLVAVKEANVREKTKQRVQNSSEKMESLDREKLEKQLRESKANRVRSLLAEKQMRDTLKSIRSKTKEEQPPPPVQVNTVPKKKGPPPLAPLRVAKPSGFATSSAILEPNNSKYEIPLDLSSGGTTVHNNALDLSANLSANLSAGNFTTSTSSSSSSSSSPSSSTSSSSSCSPSLNARPARPGIATGSLLRGKAKDLDQRRGQESNLVTLSDAAVSLLSGCIGDKSSVDPLVLGPANIASKVALRIPQPHQRISGFGMKIKPNLGIRHIPNPQAVVASQYRNQRASFFNTASQQPP comes from the exons TTTGCAGAGGTTGCATAGTGAGGCGATTGAGCAGCGGTGCCCGAGCGTGTCCCGTCTGCGACGTCGCGACGTCCCCGCCCCTGTTGCCGGACGCGAAACTGCAGAGGCTGGTGTATCTGCTGGTACCGGGCCTCTTCCGGTCGGAGCTCGAGCGAAGGCGCCACTTCCGGCTGGTGAACCCGCAGTGCCCACCTTTGGCCCCACCTTTGGGCGCACTCGAGCTAACTTTGGACGACTTCGTCAGCCTGAGCCTGTGCGAGCTCGATGAACCGGAAGAGGAGGCGAGCGGCGGTCAGTCACCGGAAAACTGTGCCGGGTCACGGCACCAACGGCCGGGCGTCGACCAGTCCACGCAGGAGGAAACAACGACGGGGCTGAGGAGCACGCGATACCTAAAGTGTCCGGCCGGAGTGACGGTGCGACACCTGGTCAGGCTGCTGATGCTGAAGCGAGGCTGGGAGGAGGCTAACACGTCCGGGATCAACAAGATTGAGATGCTGTGCGAGCGGAACGACGAGCAGCGATCCGATGTCTCGCAGATGATGGCATTGGACCATTCCTGGACCCTGCTGGACCTCGCCTGCATCTTCGGATGGAAGAGA GCGGGGCTTTTCACGTTGCAGGACTCGCCGATGAAGCTGTTCTACCGGGTGACGCGACTGGACAGCATCGCTGTCTCGGTGCCGAGAGTGTGCCCGTACAAAGACGAGGCGAGCAAGGACGTCGCGGCGACCATGGAGAACATTCAAAGGCCGCCGACGCCACCGCCGAGCCCGAAGCCTGTCCAAGAATGCGAAGTCGAGGCCCGCAGGATTTTAGAAAGTAGCACCGAGCCGGCTCGGTCCCTGGAGACGAATCTGGAACGCGACAAGGAGCCGAAGGCGAAGAAACCCCGTTGCGAGGTGACGCCGGTGATGAGGACGCCGGATCTCGTGCCGTTGCAGCCGAACCACGTGCCGGAGAGCCCGAAGAGCAAGGAGCTGGCCAGGCTGGAGCATCGGAAGCGTAGGAAGCGACGGAACAAGCGGGTCATCGCCGAGATCACCACGACGCCCAGGGAGGACCTGTTGAAGCTGAAGGTGCGGCTGACGCCATGCCCGCCGCGGATCACGTCGGCGACGGCGGGCGGCCAGACGAAGGAGAAGCTGCTGCAGATGAGAGCGGTCAGAAGGGAGAAGATCAAAGCGACCGCGATGGGTCAGCAACGGTCGGCGGGCTCCTTGGTGCGGGAGGAGGGCGCGAAGGAGGGCGCCGGCGAGACGGAAGAGACGATCGAGGAGATCATAGACAGCATACCGGACGAGGTGGTCAGGATCGCACAAAATATCAGCACGCAGGTCGAGGAGCCGGGAGCGGAGAGGCCGGAGCAGAGGAGCGCGCCGGTCGCCTGCCGGCCTCCGCCAAAGTCGAAGGAGGAAGCGGAGCCGGAGCCGACGAAGCCGCCGGAGCAGACCGAGACGGACAGGCCGAAGAAGGACGAGGAGATCCTGCGCCGGCTGGGTCTGGTCGCGGTGAAGGAGGCCAACGTCCGCGAGAAGACGAAGCAGCGCGTCCAGAACAGCAGCGAGAAAATGGAGAGCTTGGACCGGGAGAAGCTGGAGAAGCAGCTGCGCGAGAGCAAGGCGAACCGTGTCAGGAGTTTGTTGGCCGAGAAGCAGATGCGCGACACGCTGAAGAGCATCAGGTCCAAGACAAAGGAGGAGCAGCCGCCCCCGCCGGTGCAGGTCAACACCGTACCGAAAAAGAAagggccgccgccgctcgcgCCTCTGCGGGTAGCAAAGCCTTCCGGCTTCGCGACGTCCAGCGCCATTTTGGAGCCGAACAACTCCAAGTACGAGATCCCGCTGGACCTGAGCAGCGGCGGGACGACCGTGCACAACAACGCTCTCGACTTGTCGGCCAACCTGTCGGCCAATCTATCAGCCGGCAACTTCACTAcgtccacctcctcctcctcctcttcgtcCTCCTCCCCATCTTCCTCGACGTCCTCGTCCTCTTCCTGCTCGCCCTCGCTGAACGCGAGGCCAGCGAGACCGGGGATCGCGACGGGTAGCTTGTTGCGCGGGAAGGCGAAGGACTTGGACCAGCGACGGGGTCAGGAGTCGAATCTTGTCACCTTGTCCGACGCAGCAGTGTCCCTGTTGAGCGGATGCATCGGCGACAAGAGCTCCGTGGACCCTCTGGTGCTCGGCCCCGCCAACATCGCCAGCAAGGTAGCGCTTCGGATACCTCAGCCCCATCAGAGAATCTCCGGTTTCGGGATGAAGATCAAGCCGAACCTCGGCATCAGGCACATACCGAACCCGCAGGCGGTGGTCGCCTCCCAGTACAGGAATCAAAGAGCCAGTTTCTTCAACACCGCCTCGCAGCAGCCTCCGTAA
- the LOC144468187 gene encoding uncharacterized protein LOC144468187 isoform X2 gives MEATEREKPLVKELNEHIVCPLCRGYLVDATTLVECLHSFCRGCIVRRLSSGARACPVCDVATSPPLLPDAKLQRLVYLLVPGLFRSELERRRHFRLVNPQCPPLAPPLGALELTLDDFVSLSLCELDEPEEEASGGQSPENCAGSRHQRPGVDQSTQEETTTGLRSTRYLKCPAGVTVRHLVRLLMLKRGWEEANTSGINKIEMLCERNDEQRSDVSQMMALDHSWTLLDLACIFGWKRDSPMKLFYRVTRLDSIAVSVPRVCPYKDEASKDVAATMENIQRPPTPPPSPKPVQECEVEARRILESSTEPARSLETNLERDKEPKAKKPRCEVTPVMRTPDLVPLQPNHVPESPKSKELARLEHRKRRKRRNKRVIAEITTTPREDLLKLKVRLTPCPPRITSATAGGQTKEKLLQMRAVRREKIKATAMGQQRSAGSLVREEGAKEGAGETEETIEEIIDSIPDEVVRIAQNISTQVEEPGAERPEQRSAPVACRPPPKSKEEAEPEPTKPPEQTETDRPKKDEEILRRLGLVAVKEANVREKTKQRVQNSSEKMESLDREKLEKQLRESKANRVRSLLAEKQMRDTLKSIRSKTKEEQPPPPVQVNTVPKKKGPPPLAPLRVAKPSGFATSSAILEPNNSKYEIPLDLSSGGTTVHNNALDLSANLSANLSAGNFTTSTSSSSSSSSSPSSSTSSSSSCSPSLNARPARPGIATGSLLRGKAKDLDQRRGQESNLVTLSDAAVSLLSGCIGDKSSVDPLVLGPANIASKVALRIPQPHQRISGFGMKIKPNLGIRHIPNPQAVVASQYRNQRASFFNTASQQPP, from the exons TTTGCAGAGGTTGCATAGTGAGGCGATTGAGCAGCGGTGCCCGAGCGTGTCCCGTCTGCGACGTCGCGACGTCCCCGCCCCTGTTGCCGGACGCGAAACTGCAGAGGCTGGTGTATCTGCTGGTACCGGGCCTCTTCCGGTCGGAGCTCGAGCGAAGGCGCCACTTCCGGCTGGTGAACCCGCAGTGCCCACCTTTGGCCCCACCTTTGGGCGCACTCGAGCTAACTTTGGACGACTTCGTCAGCCTGAGCCTGTGCGAGCTCGATGAACCGGAAGAGGAGGCGAGCGGCGGTCAGTCACCGGAAAACTGTGCCGGGTCACGGCACCAACGGCCGGGCGTCGACCAGTCCACGCAGGAGGAAACAACGACGGGGCTGAGGAGCACGCGATACCTAAAGTGTCCGGCCGGAGTGACGGTGCGACACCTGGTCAGGCTGCTGATGCTGAAGCGAGGCTGGGAGGAGGCTAACACGTCCGGGATCAACAAGATTGAGATGCTGTGCGAGCGGAACGACGAGCAGCGATCCGATGTCTCGCAGATGATGGCATTGGACCATTCCTGGACCCTGCTGGACCTCGCCTGCATCTTCGGATGGAAGAGA GACTCGCCGATGAAGCTGTTCTACCGGGTGACGCGACTGGACAGCATCGCTGTCTCGGTGCCGAGAGTGTGCCCGTACAAAGACGAGGCGAGCAAGGACGTCGCGGCGACCATGGAGAACATTCAAAGGCCGCCGACGCCACCGCCGAGCCCGAAGCCTGTCCAAGAATGCGAAGTCGAGGCCCGCAGGATTTTAGAAAGTAGCACCGAGCCGGCTCGGTCCCTGGAGACGAATCTGGAACGCGACAAGGAGCCGAAGGCGAAGAAACCCCGTTGCGAGGTGACGCCGGTGATGAGGACGCCGGATCTCGTGCCGTTGCAGCCGAACCACGTGCCGGAGAGCCCGAAGAGCAAGGAGCTGGCCAGGCTGGAGCATCGGAAGCGTAGGAAGCGACGGAACAAGCGGGTCATCGCCGAGATCACCACGACGCCCAGGGAGGACCTGTTGAAGCTGAAGGTGCGGCTGACGCCATGCCCGCCGCGGATCACGTCGGCGACGGCGGGCGGCCAGACGAAGGAGAAGCTGCTGCAGATGAGAGCGGTCAGAAGGGAGAAGATCAAAGCGACCGCGATGGGTCAGCAACGGTCGGCGGGCTCCTTGGTGCGGGAGGAGGGCGCGAAGGAGGGCGCCGGCGAGACGGAAGAGACGATCGAGGAGATCATAGACAGCATACCGGACGAGGTGGTCAGGATCGCACAAAATATCAGCACGCAGGTCGAGGAGCCGGGAGCGGAGAGGCCGGAGCAGAGGAGCGCGCCGGTCGCCTGCCGGCCTCCGCCAAAGTCGAAGGAGGAAGCGGAGCCGGAGCCGACGAAGCCGCCGGAGCAGACCGAGACGGACAGGCCGAAGAAGGACGAGGAGATCCTGCGCCGGCTGGGTCTGGTCGCGGTGAAGGAGGCCAACGTCCGCGAGAAGACGAAGCAGCGCGTCCAGAACAGCAGCGAGAAAATGGAGAGCTTGGACCGGGAGAAGCTGGAGAAGCAGCTGCGCGAGAGCAAGGCGAACCGTGTCAGGAGTTTGTTGGCCGAGAAGCAGATGCGCGACACGCTGAAGAGCATCAGGTCCAAGACAAAGGAGGAGCAGCCGCCCCCGCCGGTGCAGGTCAACACCGTACCGAAAAAGAAagggccgccgccgctcgcgCCTCTGCGGGTAGCAAAGCCTTCCGGCTTCGCGACGTCCAGCGCCATTTTGGAGCCGAACAACTCCAAGTACGAGATCCCGCTGGACCTGAGCAGCGGCGGGACGACCGTGCACAACAACGCTCTCGACTTGTCGGCCAACCTGTCGGCCAATCTATCAGCCGGCAACTTCACTAcgtccacctcctcctcctcctcttcgtcCTCCTCCCCATCTTCCTCGACGTCCTCGTCCTCTTCCTGCTCGCCCTCGCTGAACGCGAGGCCAGCGAGACCGGGGATCGCGACGGGTAGCTTGTTGCGCGGGAAGGCGAAGGACTTGGACCAGCGACGGGGTCAGGAGTCGAATCTTGTCACCTTGTCCGACGCAGCAGTGTCCCTGTTGAGCGGATGCATCGGCGACAAGAGCTCCGTGGACCCTCTGGTGCTCGGCCCCGCCAACATCGCCAGCAAGGTAGCGCTTCGGATACCTCAGCCCCATCAGAGAATCTCCGGTTTCGGGATGAAGATCAAGCCGAACCTCGGCATCAGGCACATACCGAACCCGCAGGCGGTGGTCGCCTCCCAGTACAGGAATCAAAGAGCCAGTTTCTTCAACACCGCCTCGCAGCAGCCTCCGTAA